The Vidua chalybeata isolate OUT-0048 chromosome 24, bVidCha1 merged haplotype, whole genome shotgun sequence genome includes a window with the following:
- the LOC128799372 gene encoding coiled-coil domain-containing protein 1-like produces MPRAPGATPEHFRAQLRPGDNDMDDDMDDDMDDGMDNDMDNDMDNDMEDDMDDDMDDGMDNDMDNDMEDDMDDDMDDDMDDDMDDGMDNDMDNDMDDDMDDGMDNDMDNDMDDDMDDGMEDGMDNDMEDDMDDDMDNDMEDDMEDDMEDDMDDGMEDDMEDDMDDDMDDDMDNDMDNDMEDDMEDDMDDDMEDDMDDDMDNDMEDDMEDDMEDDMDDDMDDGMEDDMDDGMEDDMDDDMDDGMEDDMDDDMDNDMDDDMEDDMDDDMDDDM; encoded by the coding sequence atgccaAGAGCCCCTGGTGCCACCCCTGAGCATTTCCGAGCCCAGCTCAGGCCGGGGGACAATGACATGGACGATGACATGGACGATGACATGGACGATGGCATGGACAATGACATGGACAATGACATGGACAATGACATGGAGGATGACATGGATGATGACATGGACGATGGCATGGACAATGACATGGACAATGACATGGAGGATGACATGGACGATGACATGGACGATGACATGGACGATGACATGGACGATGGCATGGACAATGACATGGACAATGACATGGACGATGACATGGACGATGGCATGGACAATGACATGGACAATGACATGGACGATGACATGGACGATGGCATGGAGGATGGCATGGACAATGACATGGAGGATGACATGGACGATGACATGGACAATGACATGGAGGATGACATGGAGGATGACATGGAGGATGACATGGACGATGGCATGGAGGATGACATGGAGGATGACATGGATGATGACATGGACGATGACATGGACAATGACATGGACAATGACATGGAGGATGACATGGAGGATGACATGGACGATGACATGGAGGATGACATGGACGATGACATGGACAATGACATGGAGGATGACATGGAGGATGACATGGAGGATGACATGGATGATGACATGGACGATGGCATGGAGGATGACATGGATGATGGCATGGAGGATGACATGGATGATGACATGGACGATGGCATGGAGGATGACATGGATGATGACATGGACAATGACATGGATGATGACATGGAGGATGACATGGACGATGACATGGACGATGACATGTAA